The window tcaactcttggtaatgagtttaagctccatgttatCATGAATTATAAATGATCAAACTAAAACCTTgaccagggcaattgaatgaaagaagaaaagagtttcttaggtcattcaatggtcgattatattcgacatgaacacatagttggtcgcctattaggatttgacagttgaaccatatcctagggtgaccgagagctataaggacagaagggaTTATTATATTCTTCTTCTGCAGGTTCTTGAgtgtaaattgtatacttcatgctatctgGTCATTAATGAGtattgctagacgccacccttgattagtatattgatgtgatcaatttactaccggcttagtattgaacctatggggtcacACATTAACAAGGGTTCTGATCTTTGttaaaggattaattactttattatttgataattaaattaaaaaatttagttagtcaaataaatttagttattagtctaaatgaaatattattatattctttgctagcacagaggatataattaatattgtgaacaaattaaagttttctatttggaatagaaaaataaattatatctcttaattgaaatatatatataatacttatTTTATATAAGAtatgttatataaaatattaattaagcaaAAACAGGTTGTTGGAAACTTATTATGTGAAATCCAATTGAAATTTGGATTCACGTATAAAGTCCACAAAGGACTagggctgtattttgtcccgggcccgggccttagtgggcctaacgggccgggcctcgcggtcccgggcttcgtggtcccgggctctggcggtcccgggcctggcggtcccggtcttcgtgggcctaatgggtggaaccggcccgtgacgggcctaagcccacatggtcctgtgcttaacgggccgggctcgtgggcttcgcgggcctagcgggtttttttttttttttaaagacaatttcttgtagtatcatggctatattaatatgtagtatatatgtatatctaattattaaagtgcttgacgaaaaagaaaataacaaaacaatagtaaaacactaaattgtcatgcataaatatcacttcttgatattatattgtatcttatgtatatatattctcttatatattttcttttagtatatatattgtatcttatgtatatattgtagcttataaatatattttcttgtagtatatatattgtatattatgtatatattgtagcataatatattttcttgtagtatattatattgtatcttatgtatatatattctcttatatattttcttgtagtatatatattgtatattatgtatatattgtagcataatatattttcttgtagtatatatattgtatcttatgtatatatattctcttatatattttcttgtagtatatatattgtatattatgtatatattgtagcttataaatatattttcttgtagtatatatattgtatattatgtatatattgtagcataatatatttgcttgtagtatattatattgtatcttatgtatatatattctcttatatatttgcttgtagtatattatattgtatcttatgtatatatattctcttatatattttcttgtagtatatatattgtatcttatgtatatattgtagcttataaatatattttcttgtagtatatatattgtatattatgtatatattgtagcataatatattttcttgtagtatattatattgtatcttatgtatatatattctcttatatattttcttgtagtatatatattgtatattatgtatatattgtagcataatatattttcttgtagtatattatattgtatcttatgtatatatattctcttatatattttcttgtagtatatatattgtatcttatgtatatattgtatcttataaatatattttcttgtagtatatatattgtatattatgtatatattgtagcatataaataattctaagtatagacaaagaaatattgcgaaaagaagctcatgggtagaagcaataaattttattaccaaaaaatgacatatctttcttagtcatccttcccccaatggaatgagcacaacaaggtactaataccaccattagaaggaaaaaaactaaggaagatgtgccaaaatacaagttacatattattctatgtattatctctaacaaatctcataaatccttcaaggttcggaggaggttgcgttggtggtggtggaaaagaagcttgttcatcaccacttccgggcgaagccgaatcctccgtaagttccgctatcatttcttcataagcttcatctatcgccggttgtgcttctgcaattccaaagtttcttctttccgagcggatccaatctctaaacaatactgatttttccaagctatccctcatagacgctctatgatcacctatttgcagtcttgcttgactgaaagcgctctctgatgcaacagttgaagcttgaattgataaaatatcccgagccatccttgcaagaacaggaaaatgtttttcccttgccttccaccattccaaaagatcaaaagagccgtctggattctccttttcaagtccctgagacaaataaacttgaagctcatttagatgtgaagtttcatcataattttcaccttgagaccccctgaactccgtccaagatttaagagcttttaagcccgcaactcttttagaggattgtgagctagacgaagtaggggttggaatagttggcctagcatgctctaaggcaagttgataagcattataaactgtttgagcgttaatcttaattgaagcttttgcatctgcaagtgtcgcaatttcctcatttgaaagatctaaagccttataaatatttgaataccaaaaatgaggacctcccaatttcattgtaggatttagcattgcagcaagaccataaataggagggataggaaaaaaatattttttaaacttttgtttcatttcatttatagcaagttcataaatatccccaccctcactaaattcaacaaacaaatcagatagtgctgcaatataaactaaacagtttgaaatagtaggataatattgcccagaaaatgcatttgttgcaatttgaaaatgttctaaaaaatctaaaagaattttaacattagtccaatcttgagtggtaagcatttcatcatcatcttcaccacctacccgagaattaaacgttgcattaattgggtttctatattcatatgctactactaaactttcgtacatacaattccatctagtcgggcaaggtttaggaacctttctttctctaaggccatattcatcacattttttaaaatactctctaagtctacttctacggtttgaataaaaaagccaattaagagccattctaaccttttcaatttctatgtttaatattcgcataccatcaccgacaattaaatgataaatatgacaaatacatctaacatggaaaatattagtaaatgcaggatttagtgttgttgtaagcatgcctatagcactggtgttactagaagcattatccattgaaattgccattattttatcgctaaagcaaaaatatctacaaatatctgcaacagtgttagctataaatttacctgtgtgacgcgaattaattattctatatgcaattatgcgtttttgcattatccattcttcatctatccaatgacttgtaacagttaggtaatcacaatcattaccacttctaccaatatcagtagtaatagaaatccgattaggtatatgagtaaataaataacgcaaatattgttcatattcatgtttgaatttataaatatcactcttaactgttgcgcgaggccaacctttataagtaggattaaacactcttctaatataatgaacccaattaggattagaagcaaaagtataaggtaagcacataacagtaatcatctttgctaattcttcacgatctctatttggatcgtaatataaaatacctccagtgacagtgttaattcctggttgaactagatttgaacctgtactagggttaatcgcagaatctacacttgtcccctctagatgcgctttcatttgaaaaaatctagccttatctctagggtgtgtttttatgtgcctagtcaaactacctgtgccgctacggtctcctacatatttatgcgacattaatttcccacaagttttacacttagccttatttttttctcttacttgagtaaaaaaattccaaactaatgatgtttctaagcgtttagcaggttctctattaaaagtaggagtttctacaggtgggtcgaccggtgcatcacttgggttattaagaggactagtaggtgtatcatctaaatccggtgcttgagtttcatcatcatcctcattttcctcattattttctaagatggtttcattaggataaagagcattcataatttcatcatctaatctatcacctggtgcaacattatgataaaattcactatcggtaaattgaaaacaagggtgatcactatcaagaattacggaaggaggaggacgtctaggttggcgactactttcaacttgcttatcttttctaggtcggggagccgggggaagggtagttggttggccactactttcaccggttttatcttttcctttaccaaacatttttttcaaagtaaatgccatattaattataattatgcaaactaaaccacacaaaaatatattataaaaacgtaagagttgaaacgagtttaccggattgccgaacaacttcttgaaaattgaaaatcgttgaacacttgaaaacttcaattcaacaacttcacaatttttcacgaaatttcaacaataaattaagtaattgtagtagagagattgagagagattgagagatattgagagatattgatgaattggtgaataaaaatgaaagaatgagggggtatttatagttgagaaatggggaaaagtgtaattatataaagtttggggttaaaataaagtttgggggccaaatggccatttttttaacttaaaaaacggtcatattttcagcccaaacggctagattttaaatatggccgtttgatttttttttttttttttttttttttaaaatagccgttgggcccgccaggcccgccaggaccggcccaggcccgcctgccggtcccgggccaaacggtcccgggctcgtgggctcaaccatggagaccagcccgtgacgggctcagaggcccaccaagaccggcccacccaggaccggcccaccaggcccaccaggcccgttaggaccgcgggcccggtccggtccggttcaggcccggcccaccgagcagcattacAAAGGACTACGGCATACACGTAATTCCCATTAGGAATGAGATATACGTTTTCCATTAGAAAACCTTTATAGTGTTTAATTTGGAATTGGACTTATAGAAAGTCCATAAAGTATCTTCCGCAGCCACGTTAACGTGATTTATCAAATTTTCCATAAAGTTTATTTTTGAAGTAAACTTTTACCCTAAGTAAGTCATTACCTCAATCAAATTGGAAAATTGATTTATAGGTGAtactatataaagggtgatggagaaaATTTGCCGTATTAAGTCTTGAGAAGAAaaatcactttgtgaaagtgagaatACAATACAAAGCCAAGCGAGAAAATATAATTACATaaaaaagtgtttcttgttcttctaccgttgagttgggatttttgagaaaaaattcAACACAAGtttttcattcaatttgttcgcgTGTTTCATTGTCAAAGAGTTGATAGAAAGGATCGGTCttggtgtggatacgcatagagtcttcgcactatcgaagacgagactctcttcaccaggtacgttttagatccgatctttgacatgtaaataaattttaaatacaaAAAAATCTGCCTAAGATTGTTATTGTgttccgctgcgtgttacgaacagCAATCCTTCAATACTCATAAAATTTTCGGTATGTACATTGAATGCACCCGGTTTTGCTACTGTCTTTTTCTTTCTATCTTTGGCATCGTGCACAAACGAAATTTTGAGTATCTAAAGAGAATGGATCCGGCCTTGCGCGAGAGCACGTGAATTAAACGAAAGCACTATTTAACATAGGCTGATTTGAGATTTTAACGTGACGGGATATCCGTATTCTGCTCAATCAGTATGCACTAAAGGCTTTTTGTATTTAGGGTTTCAAGTGATGTCAATTAATTATATTCAAGCTATACACATATTGTATACGGATAAAACGGAGGCTAATGAGTACCCCAATTTTTCGGTGAGACAAACGAAGCAAGGAATCGAAATCGAAGCCATGAGCCTCTCACATCAGGGCCCGAGCAAAACACATGCCCTCGGAGCCATCAAGACCACGCCCCCGAATCCGGTTCGAGTTCCAAGACCTCGGAGAACATTAACAAACGACCACACACGATTAACAAAGAGCCGTGATATCCGTGTATCCGTGTCCAACCGAATATCACGGCGTGAATCCCGGCCCGTATCATCGGTAGATCAGTGATTAGCGAaaagaaagatttttacctttcttagaattgtacttagggtataactctcctactatataaaggggaagctgATTATTCATTAGGGACACTGTAACaggcatatcaaagcaatatacaTTTGTTCTCAGTTTTGTTCATAGCTTTTCATAAGTGTTTGGCTTGGAATCGAAGGCAGGCCAATTGTTTGGATCATAACCAATTTTCggactgataattgaaaaatagccagcatttacaaaatagccactattttatgCGGAGacaaaatctgaacaaaaataccctAGCGGCAACACGAAAAGTTCTGGCATAATATGCTGAATTATGGAACTcatgcgtataaacttccagcataatatgttggaactccaacacattatgctggaatctcatatgtaaaaaaatccgaactccagcatattatgctgaaattttTCCGGTTTTTTAAgcgtgtttttgttcagattttatttttacatgaaaaagcggctaaatttcaattactccCGAAAATATGGCTAATTTTCAATTAGCAATTGTAAATCAAGCtattcaccccccccccccccccccaaaaaaaaaaaacacaaatcaGTGCCTATTTCCAAAGCATACTTGCAATGAAGTAGACATATAATTCACTTCTTGGGAACTCCTATTTCCATAACTTGTCTGGAAGAATTCATTAGACTGGCCAACTTGATGAATTTACAGGTATCAAGGTTTTTTTTCCCACCAAAACTGAATTACTCTGCCATATACATTGCTCAAACACATATTAATAAAGGTGCGGAGGATGATCCATCGCTACTAGTTCCTTCTTCGACCTAGCTTTGATCGCCTTCGAGAATTGCTGGAAGATTGGTTGGATTCTACAGAGAGAACTGACCCTCCTTTCCCATCTGAAATTCCCATGTTTGAAAGTTTTCTTTGAGCTTCAACATAAACTTTCAAGTCGCGTATCtacaaaattcaagaaaaaatacATAGCTATAATAAATGGTTAAGAACCAAAATAGGTTGAACAAGAAGGCGACGCCAATGGAATACAACGGAAGTACCTGTTCCTTGAGATCCAGTATTTTCTCGTCCTTCGACTTGAGTGATAACTTTTCTCTAAACATGGAAAGTTAAATACGCTTTAGTCACAGAGCAAAGTAAGCTCCAACGATTAAACTAAGCCACGTCAAGAATAAGCATTAAGAGTTTAAGACACCACACATATCTCTCTAGCCAAGTCACTATGCATCACGTTTCGTGCGTAATGACATGGAAGTGAAACAAAAGACGCATACAAGTTAATTCGGCCAACACATTGGTACACCAAATTGACTAATATCAAACTAAATCAGTGCTCCAGCAATTTTTATTGATGACTGAGATGATAACATAAGCCAAACATATAAATGTACCTTTCTTCAGTTTCTTTACACTTGGTCTGCAAAAGCTGTTGGTTTTTCAGAAGCACTTGATTCCTCTAATACATAGAGTAACTATTCGATCAGTTATTTAGTTTATCTAAAGGTGAAATAAGGTACAAAAAGATCCaagaaatttataaaaataaactttTTCTTGATCAGTCCATACCTCTTCAACGGACTTCGTCTCCTCTGTATACATTTCTATCTTAGCTTGCATGTCATTCATCTTAGAGAAAACTGCCTTCTCCACCACCCTGGATATTGAACTCTCCTTTCCACTTTTTGCCTCCGCTAGTAGAGATTCATAATGCTGAGAGAAACATAAGTCAAACTGTTAATTAACTTTCTTATTTCTCCGGACACTGTTAATTAACTGAAAAGGACTTTTTGGCTCTCTAACTAGCTTGAGTTCCAGTTACAATGCATGTATCTCGAAAACTGCTCAACTGAATAAATGTTATGGCAGGTCAAGGTATCACTTCTTCTTAGATTAAAATAATGCAAGTGCTGATCAACAAAACAAAAGTAGGTTCAAATTTTGCTTACTTGTCTTTGAGCCTCCAGCTGACTAGCAAGAAGATTGTTGTACTCGTCAACAATCTACATTTAGGTAGAATAAAATTAATTGGTTTCGAGATAAGCAGATATTAACAAAGTAACACCAAAAGAGAGAGGACATGGAGGAACTTTGAATTTCAATTGATTCTGAAGAAAAATCATTGCTAACCGAGAATGATATAAGAGAAACAATTACCGAATCAACTTTGCTGGTGAAAAGAGCACCACTAAAACTTGAATCCTCATCATAGCCACAAGTTGTACATTCTCCATCAGCTGCTGTACAACGCGAATTCACAGTAACCAACTTTCCATCACCTTTCGATTGATTCAAGCGGTGGACATACTTGTCGCCTACATAGTCCCAGATTTGTTGGGTTTCCAATTCAAGTGAATAGTGATGCGCTACATCACTCCAATGTTTTATAGCATGCCTTTTCTCATACCTGGGACAAAAACAGGTAATAGAACGACAGGTTAGAGCTATTAAACTACATCAAGTCAATAGCAACTTATGGAGTTTACAAGTAGGGAGTTTAAAAGGGGGGGAGGAAATGTGTTCAATACCTTCCACACCCTACAAAACCACAAATCAGACAAACGCAAAGATTCTTCAACGTTCCACACTCTGAACAGGTAGGTCTCTCATCTTGCTGCTGACAAAGTCGGCAGACCTACAATAGACATGAAAACATTGTGAGTGAACACACTGATACAGACAAATTATGCAAGACAGTTATTTTACCAACACAAatggagaaaaaagaaagaattagAAGTATAAATTCAAGCATGTAAGAGAGTTTTTTGTTGGTTAAGGATAATCTGTAGACATTATAACAGAAGGTGCACATAAGCACTCGCTCATCAACTGAAGTGCATAGATGAAACTAAGCAGTACAAAATCAACTATGGTAAAGACAAAACATATATAGAATTTTTCTTAATATTTGATCAAACCACTTGGATTTCATCATTGTAAATGGAAGTAATGGGAGCAAGTAGACGAACATACTTACTTGGCATGCCAAATAGGTCCACTTTGAGACACAAGAGCACTGAAATGAATGATCACATAATGTACTCTGTATTCCACTTGTATCTTGGTCCAATCTTTCTGAAATTTTCAACATGAATTGCATAAGTTATCAATATAACATATGGAAAAAAAGATACAAAAAAGTTTCCTACTTATAATCAGAAAGACCATAGATATGAATGTCAAAGTTAAAATAGATGTAGCTCATATAAGATCAGATAAAATTAGAAATTATCACATTTACGTAAGGTCAAATAACGCATATAGAAGAAAAACTAAGAGAAGGCCGCTTGAGATAGTTTCATCATGTCCTACATAACATCCAAATGTATCGGCCCTGCAGCCCATAGGTGCGACACTATGATGAGTTAAGGTGTTAAACCTAAAATCTCATGGAGGAAGAGATGTTTTAAAAGACCTACAATGTCTTGGAATCCATGTGGACATAACGATAAACAGAACACAAGGATATCCATAGCAATACCAACTAGTTGGAACTAAGGTTAGTCCATTATTGGCACACTTACATTAGGTTCTCATGTTTGATAGAAGTCCTTAAAGTTTGGTTAGAGATTGCATGACAATATAGGGATATGCATGAGATTTACTCTCTAGTTTTAAAGACTCCTTAATTTGTCCGAAAAGACAAATTGTGAGGTAATTAAATGAAACAAGCTCAAATGCAATACAATGGATATTGAAGATTCATACAACTGATCTAACTAGTTTGGTATTAAGACATAGTTGTTGTATACATTTTCAATTATACAGAAATTTAGAAAAACCAAGTTACTCACCAAGGCACACTGGACACGTTGGCAATTCAGTATAACCAACAGGAGGTGTACTTGCAATATGTGCTGACTCTGCGTATTCCACTGATTGAATAAAGTAAACATGGCAAACCTCAGCCTGAGAAATTgcacaaaaacccaaaaaaatataGTCATAATGATAAACATAATAGTAGTCGACAGTAGCAGCAGCAGTCGGGCGGATTTATGGGGATATTATGGGGGCACATGAACCCATGGTCTCTCcgtaaaattagatattttatgtacatatttccTAAAATTGGTATAATATTAATTGTTGGCACCCATGCTCCAAGTTGGATGGTGCACTTAGTTGAATGTTGAGCTATTTACCACCAAGAGGAATAGGGATCAATTCCCACTTAATACATTTttcctccctttttttttttttaagtagtGCATCCATGTACtagaaatcctagatccgcctctgacGACAGTAGtggtatcaataaatggtaaaaaCTATAGTAATGACAAAACTTATACTAATACTAAAGATAATACTAATAATAACAACAAGAGTAGCAGTAGATACCTCAGTAGGCCTAAACCTTTTGCCATTGAAGCTACAGTAAAACCCATCAGCAGCCAATTGATTAACAAGATTGATCAATACACTGTAACTATGTTCTATTCCATCATTCCTGAAACAATTCAATAATAAAAAATCTACACAAACCATAGATATTTGTATAGCTATTAAACATTGGaagttaaaattaaattatttctaaatagaAGAAATTATCAAACATACTTGAGGAAGAGGACATGAGAGAAGTCAGCAATATGGGTCCCACAAAAGAGGAGGAAATCATCAGGGGAGAGGTAATTTGGGACAGCAACAATAAAGACGGTGGTGGTGCGAGCAATTGGGTTAGAAATAGTGGTGGAAGAGGGAAGGTGGCGGAAAAGATGGGCGATCCCTCTAAGTTCTGATAAGCTTAGGCTGCTGAGGTTATTGTTAGGGTTTGGGCTGTGTATGGCCGAGGAAGTGGTGGCGACGGTGGTCGGAAGAGGCTGTGGAAAGTCGACGGTGTGGATTTGGAGGGTGAACATGGTGTTTTTCTGTAGGTGTTTAAATTGGGAATTAGGAATGATCTTAAATACTCTTCCATTGTGCTCGactgaaaaaagaaataaagatggaGTTTAATTTGACACATATAAATTATATTAGTAATATTGATATgttaataatataaatatttttaattaattattcaaaaatcTAATTGATAAAAAGaatatattgttataaaataaaaaccgtaaagtaaagacaagtatagagagaaactgatatattattcaaactttaaacttatttttataattaactaaaaactcctctatttatagaagaaaggaagctgctgtgtaagctgctattgcAAGCTGCTGTGCAAGTTGCCACTGCAAGTTGCCGTGTAAGCTGTTTGTAAGCTTCTACTGTACcggatatagataatcttctaccggggtaatgtttatccataacggagtaccaaaatgataagcttcttcaggagacttatttctaatagagtactaaatagataaacatatttaagGCGGAATCCCATATggataagtttcttcaggaagcttatttacaacgaagTACTAAATaaatatccataatataatatatttataatactcccccttgtatgttcattaaaagatattgtgcctcgttaaaaccttattaggaaaaattcagtgggaaaaatcctagtgaaggaaaatgagtacacatatttagtaatacacaattctagctgcctcattaaaaatcttacaAGAAAAACCCCAtggaaaaaatcttagtaaggaaaaaagagtacaacgcgtatttcattccccctgatgaaaaccttattCCAAATATTTGaatctccgcattccaatcttgtataccatcttctcaaaagttgaagttggcaaagtgAACAAATCTGTTGggttgtcacttgaacggatttgttgcacatcgatGTCACCATAtttttttgaagatcatgtgtgtagaataatttttgtgaaatgtgcttcgttctatctccttttataaatcatctctttaattgggctatgcatgtagcattgtcttcgtataatattgtggggggtttttatcacattccaacccacatttttctcgaataaaatgaatcagAGATCCCAACCATATgtattccctacttgcttcatgaataactattatctcagtatgatttgaagaagtagcaacaatagattgctttgtgaagCGTCATGATATGAcaatacctccacatgtaaatatATACCCGATGTGAGAATGAACTTTATGGggatcggataaataacctgcatctgcacaaCTAATATGATCTGCACCacctttgttagcattagcaagatacataagtgcactaattgcactgagatagagtatttcaggactaaggagttcctcatcctcctcTAGAGGTCgaaacggatccttattcacttcatgTGATCGAACACCCATTTGGTGTACTTAATGAATGTgttttgtccatgtaaaagtgtTTTAAGACCTTTTCTGTATagacagattgatggataaagactccgtttgctaaatattcaatttacagACTAAGACAAAGTTTTTCCCTTTGGAGCTCTTTTAGAGTTCCTATGATATTTATGACATTAACATAAA is drawn from Nicotiana tabacum cultivar K326 chromosome 9, ASM71507v2, whole genome shotgun sequence and contains these coding sequences:
- the LOC107812568 gene encoding BRAP2 RING ZnF UBP domain-containing protein 1, whose product is MFTLQIHTVDFPQPLPTTVATTSSAIHSPNPNNNLSSLSLSELRGIAHLFRHLPSSTTISNPIARTTTVFIVAVPNYLSPDDFLLFCGTHIADFSHVLFLKNDGIEHSYSVLINLVNQLAADGFYCSFNGKRFRPTEAEVCHVYFIQSVEYAESAHIASTPPVGYTELPTCPVCLERLDQDTSGIQSTLCDHSFQCSCVSKWTYLACQVCRLCQQQDERPTCSECGTLKNLCVCLICGFVGCGRYEKRHAIKHWSDVAHHYSLELETQQIWDYVGDKYVHRLNQSKGDGKLVTVNSRCTAADGECTTCGYDEDSSFSGALFTSKVDSIVDEYNNLLASQLEAQRQHYESLLAEAKSGKESSISRVVEKAVFSKMNDMQAKIEMYTEETKSVEERNQVLLKNQQLLQTKCKETEEREKLSLKSKDEKILDLKEQIRDLKVYVEAQRKLSNMGISDGKGGSVLSVESNQSSSNSRRRSKLGRRRN